The sequence TAATATAAATCTGACCCTGCCTTTACCGATCGAAAAAAAGAACTCAAAATGTCCACCCCTCAGATCAAATCCCAAGGACTTTAAGTCTACTTGTGACAATTGGGGTATGTGCACCTTCACGGACACTAATAGTCTCGCCCAAGGATCCGAGGGAGATTATATCAGAGATACCCTGCACCTTCACAGACACTAATAGTTTCGCACATTCGAAGAAGTATATATAGGATGCGCCTTTAGCTTCACACCATCTAGAAAGTTAGCAACATCCGGGCGTTTGGGGTTGGGCAGGGGTCCCCTTTCCCTAGTTTCCCAGAAGGCAGATGGGCAATTCTCCTACTGTCTTCCCAATTACCTCTCTGCTCGTGCAACAGGGTCTCTGAATTTAGGGAAGGACTCAATTCCATCCTCTGTGAAAGTCTACACGCCCATGCAAAAAGAGCCCAAGTTTGCTTCAAGTGTATACATCTTGGGACTGGAAGGTATCAGCGTGGGAGGGCAACGCTTAAGCGTGAACATGGAGGTTCCTGTTGCTCTGCCCACAATAACTTATATTCACACAGCTGGTGAAACCTGTGTACAATGCTTTGAGAGCTTCCTTCGAGGAAAAGATGAAGACATACGCACCAGCTGTTAAGCCCGCCTCGCCATTTGGAGATTTTCAACCATGCTACCAGTTATCCAACATAACATCTGTGAAAATCCCAATTGTTACTCTTCATTTCAAAGGCAATGCCAACTTCGATGTCCCTGCTGTGGGAACTCTGCTTCAGGTTTCAAGTGATGTGGTGTGCTTCCCCTTTTCACCCTCTCCAAATGACGCTGTGAACGTCATTGGGAATGTCCAGCAACAGGGTATTACATTGGCTTTCGACAATTTAAACAACAGAATTGGCTTTGGCTCTGGTTCTTGTTAGGAAATAAGATTTATACTTAATAAATCAGGTTAGGTTAGTTAATTGGTCATAAGTTAGTTTTGTACAAGGAATAATGATTTTATAAAGTCAGTATATAAGATCTAATTAGTTGGTCATAAGTTAGTTTTGTACGAAGAATAATGATTTTATAAAGCCAGTATATAAGATCTAATGATTGAATCAAATAATAAGCTGTGAAAAGATGACAAAGGACACATGGCGATGAGGCGTTTAACAATATcctgaaaagtgttgaaaagaaacaTTGAAGAGATGTTCAGCATAGATAATGATCATTTAAATTACAGATCACATTGAATACAATGGTGGATTTGGATTGCTGGCAGTTGAATGTTGGCCCTCTTCCCTGAATGTTTTCTTTTTGTTAGGCATTTAATTCTGGTGCATTTGTGACACCGTGAAAGTTTCCACGGTGAAACCTTTTGCACAAGTTTAATTTGGCACGGTGTAATATTTTGCCCAAGTTTCATTTTACTTACCTTCTATTGAGCACTTATACTATTAAAATGCAACATGAGCAGTTAAACTTTTCTCATTCGCAAATGGGTTTAGAAAATTACGATTGAATGAAAGAAGGCAGAGTGAATAAGAAAGCGATGGTTAGGCATTAATTGCGAGATACAAAATTAGATTGCATGCAGGGATAAGGCAAGTAAAATTGTGTGTAAGGTTTTTTTTTGAGATaacaatttaatttttatattcaaattttaTAATTCAAATATTTTGGAGTAACAAGGGTTGTTTTCTTTGGAGAtacaaaataaataaagttaatgtGATTTATTTTTTGAGTCACAAAGATTTATTTTGATTATATTATGTTATCAAGTTTATGTTTTTGGGGCCATTCATGCTGCATTTGATAAAACTTTCCAAGATTTGAGTGCTAACTATGATGGGTAAGGTCTAAGAACAAAGTAATTAGAAGTTGGAGGAAATACAGGCTGGAAGATATCTATCATCCTAACCTAGCTTCTCCTTAAAGGATGATACATTGTATAAGAAGCATCTTTTTATAACAACTCATTTCAAGAGAAAGAGGGGGCATGCAGTGGTATATTGGTTCATGGATTGTTGAATCCACAAAATTGGTGAGTTGTTGGTTTATAGATAGTTGGAATCCACAAACTAATTATGGACAGTTGTGTGTTGGATGAGCAATGTATTTAGCCAGACATGAATAGTTTGGATTGATCCTACTGCGGAGTTGTAGATTAATGCTGATTTAGTTTTTTCTTGTTAAATTTACTTTATGATGTAAACCTTAGGGGGGATCGTTAGGAAATAAGTTTAACATTTAATAAATCAAGTTAGGTTAGTTAATTGCCTGTGTAGTTCACTTCCATATGCTAGTTTTGTTTGGGAAATAATGACTTTATAAAGCCAATACATTAAATGTAATGATTGAACCAAATGACAATAATTATATCTTTTTAAACTTCATTTACAATGTAATTATttttactgttattttatgttgcTGGTTTACAGCTATTGCTGAAAATCTACTTATACAATGTAATTCTTCCAATCAACTTTTAACAAAATAATAACATAGATTACTGCTTCATTTCCAGATCCCATAACTCCCTTAGAATAACGGAGGGAGCTAGCGAGAAGGAAGATTCATTAGTAAGCACTCGAGGATTGCACTCATCAATTTAAGAGTCAGCAAAATTTAAGAGTCAGCAAATTAgttataatgattatttaattacaTGACGAAAAACTTCGAAGCAAGAGAATACATTTAAATATAGATTTTGAAAATGCATGACAGGATTTTCAGCACAAATATATACCAGAGTAAATAACTTTACAACAACCATATATTTTTTAACACAAAACATTCACTTCGATTATAAAATGCAGTGTCAACATTtttcataaataattttttaatgtatATGATTATAAGCCTTTAGTAGTTAAGTTTTCTTGAATGGCATGAAGCTGGGCTCATGACAGACAGATTCTATAAAGTTTTCGAAAATTAATATGAAATTGTATTATATAAAGTCTGAAGACAATTAATCTTATTATGAATTGAAGTGTATGACAGAGGCAATGTTTCAAGCTGCAAGTGATTTTAAATTGTGAACAGGAGAAAACTATGTCCGGAATTATTTTGATTCCCATGCAAATTGAAACCCTAGTTGGGAATGGATATACaactttaaataattaaataatagagccTATAAAAAATGGGGTCACTATTCAGAAATT is a genomic window of Cryptomeria japonica chromosome 7, Sugi_1.0, whole genome shotgun sequence containing:
- the LOC131059686 gene encoding aspartyl protease family protein 2-like: MDTVNCQIAFSLELPKAFSSWDESIRKNWHGIRIPPSFGQKDNMRKAASWSPPNLGWLKLNFDGASRGNPGPSGIRYVIRDHTGAILGGGASRGRCGSKRGAELAGVAAGLDVAVAGVILRAEAVGKGPLSLVSQKADGQFSYCLPNYLSARATGSLNLGKDSIPSSVKVYTPMQKEPKFASSVYILGLEGISVGGQRLSLVKPVYNALRASFEEKMKTYAPAVKPASPFGDFQPCYQLSNITSVKIPIVTLHFKGNANFDVPAVGTLLQVSSDVVCFPFSPSPNDAVNVIGNVQQQGITLAFDNLNNRIGFGSGSC